In one window of Photobacterium leiognathi DNA:
- the minD gene encoding septum site-determining protein MinD — MARIIVVTSGKGGVGKTTSSAAIASGLALCGKKTAVIDFDIGLRNLDLIMGCERRVVYDFVNVINGEANLNQALIKDKRVDNLFVLPASQTRDKDALSREGVERVLNDLDKMGFEFIICDSPAGIETGALMALYFADEAIVTTNPEVSSVRDSDRILGILDSKSRRAEQGKDAVKQHLLLTRYNPTRVTQGEMLSVQDVEEILHIPLLGVIPESQAVLNASNKGEPVIFDKESDAGIAYEDTVARLLGEERPFKFLEEEKKGFLKRLFGG, encoded by the coding sequence ATGGCACGAATTATCGTTGTTACTTCAGGTAAAGGTGGCGTTGGTAAAACAACTTCAAGCGCTGCCATTGCATCTGGCCTAGCATTATGCGGTAAAAAAACTGCAGTTATCGATTTTGATATCGGTCTGCGTAACCTAGATCTCATTATGGGTTGTGAACGCCGTGTCGTTTATGACTTCGTTAATGTTATTAACGGCGAAGCAAATTTAAACCAAGCACTAATCAAAGATAAGCGCGTTGACAACTTGTTTGTTCTTCCTGCATCTCAGACTCGTGATAAAGATGCACTTTCTCGTGAAGGTGTTGAGCGCGTTTTAAATGACTTGGATAAAATGGGCTTTGAATTCATTATCTGTGACTCACCTGCAGGTATTGAAACAGGTGCATTAATGGCACTTTACTTCGCAGATGAAGCGATTGTAACAACCAACCCTGAAGTTTCTTCTGTTCGTGACTCTGACCGTATCCTAGGTATTCTAGATTCTAAGTCACGCCGTGCAGAACAAGGTAAAGATGCAGTTAAACAACACCTGCTACTAACACGCTACAACCCGACACGTGTAACGCAAGGTGAAATGCTAAGCGTTCAAGATGTTGAAGAAATTTTGCATATTCCTCTTTTAGGTGTTATTCCTGAAAGCCAAGCAGTGCTAAACGCGTCTAACAAGGGTGAACCAGTTATTTTCGATAAAGAATCTGATGCTGGTATTGCTTATGAAGATACAGTAGCACGCTTATTGGGTGAGGAACGCCCGTTTAAATTCTTAGAGGAAGAGAAGAAAGGCTTCCTAAAACGCTTATTTGGAGGCTAA
- the rnd gene encoding ribonuclease D yields MNFDIITTTEQLQQRCDSAKTQAAVMLDTEFVRTRTLYPRLGLIQLFDGEHLSLIDPLEIDDMEPLWALLRDQSVIKVLHACGEDLEVFQHHAGCLPTPMLDTQLMAAFLGHGISTGFGALVKEYVGVELDKGEARTNWLARPLTAKQLDYAAADVHYLKPLYETLLAKVEATGYMEALQQECNSVMLRRIKPIDPEKAYLDIKNAWQLYPSQLAVLQKVAAWRVREAQKRDIALNFIVKELHLWKLARFNIKSRAGLEKEGFEPMEIQRHGNRLLKMVHDCEHIAAQDYPAKIERLVDFPGYKQMVKYIKDVVTEVEKETGLAPEFLASKKQIHQVLSWAWKHDRKEEKRPEMLKNWRRDLFEQRVLTILDEKA; encoded by the coding sequence GTGAACTTCGACATAATTACAACAACCGAGCAATTACAACAGCGTTGTGACTCAGCCAAAACGCAGGCTGCCGTTATGCTGGATACAGAGTTTGTCCGTACGCGCACGCTATATCCGCGTTTAGGTTTGATTCAATTATTCGATGGTGAGCATTTATCGTTAATTGATCCGTTAGAGATTGATGATATGGAGCCGCTATGGGCACTATTGCGTGATCAATCTGTAATTAAAGTCCTTCATGCTTGTGGTGAAGATTTAGAAGTATTCCAACACCACGCAGGTTGCCTACCAACGCCAATGCTTGATACTCAGCTAATGGCGGCATTTTTGGGTCATGGTATCTCAACGGGCTTTGGTGCATTAGTTAAAGAATATGTGGGTGTGGAGCTTGATAAAGGTGAAGCGCGTACTAACTGGCTAGCTCGCCCATTAACGGCGAAGCAATTAGATTATGCTGCGGCAGATGTTCACTACTTAAAGCCATTGTATGAAACCCTACTCGCAAAAGTCGAAGCGACAGGGTACATGGAAGCGCTACAGCAAGAATGTAATTCTGTCATGTTACGCCGTATTAAACCTATTGATCCTGAGAAAGCATATTTAGATATTAAAAATGCATGGCAGTTATATCCGTCGCAATTAGCGGTATTACAAAAGGTAGCAGCATGGCGAGTTCGCGAAGCGCAAAAGCGTGATATTGCCTTAAACTTCATTGTTAAAGAGTTGCACCTATGGAAACTAGCTCGCTTTAATATCAAGTCACGAGCAGGGCTTGAGAAAGAAGGCTTCGAGCCAATGGAGATCCAGCGTCACGGTAATCGCTTACTAAAGATGGTGCATGATTGTGAGCATATTGCAGCGCAAGACTACCCAGCTAAAATTGAGCGTTTAGTGGATTTCCCTGGCTATAAGCAAATGGTGAAATACATTAAAGACGTGGTGACTGAAGTAGAGAAAGAGACGGGGTTAGCCCCTGAGTTTTTAGCATCGAAAAAGCAAATACACCAAGTGCTTTCTTGGGCATGGAAACATGATCGTAAAGAAGAGAAACGCCCTGAAATGCTGAAAAACTGGCGTCGTGATCTGTTTGAACAGCGTGTATTAACGATTTTGGATGAGAAAGCTTAA
- the minE gene encoding cell division topological specificity factor MinE — translation MALLEFFRPKKTKTANVAKERLQIIVAERRSAGQSTPAYLPQLKQDILDVISKYVQIDPNQVSVNLDHKEEDLSVLELNVTLPDEER, via the coding sequence ATGGCACTGCTCGAGTTTTTCCGCCCGAAAAAGACGAAAACAGCGAACGTAGCGAAGGAAAGACTACAAATTATCGTCGCTGAACGTCGTAGTGCTGGACAATCGACTCCAGCCTACCTACCTCAGCTAAAACAAGATATTTTAGATGTGATCAGTAAGTACGTACAAATCGACCCAAATCAAGTGTCTGTGAACCTTGATCATAAAGAGGAAGATTTATCCGTACTCGAACTTAACGTAACGTTACCTGACGAAGAACGTTAA